Within Buchnera aphidicola (Takecallis arundicolens), the genomic segment TATTGAAATTAGAGCTGCTACCGGAGGTGATGAAGCTGCAATGTTTGCTGGTGATTTATTTAAAATGTATGGTCGGTATGCAGAATATAATAACTGGATTACTAAAATCATTAGTAGTCATATGAGTGAAAAAGGAGGATTTAAAGAAGTGATTTTAAAAATTACTGGTATAGGAGCATGCAAAAAATTAAAATTTGAGTCTGGAGGACATCGTGTACAACGTGTTCCTAAAACAGAATCACAGGGTAGAATACATACATCAACTTGTACAGTTGCTGTTATTCCTGTTGTTAAAGTATCTACAGAAGTTGTTATACATAATTCTGATTTAAAAATTGATACATTTCGGTCTTCTGGTGCAGGTGGACAACATGTTAATACTACTGATTCTGCAATTCGAATTACACATTTACCGACTGGTACTGTAGTAGAATGTCAGGATGAAAGATCACAACATAAAAATAAATCTAAAGCACTATCTATTTTAATATCTAGAATTCATGCACATAAAGTTGCACAACGTAATAAGAAAAATTCTTTAATTCGGAAAAATCTATTAGGAACAGGCGATCGATCGGACCGTAATAGAACATATAATTTTCCAAAAAATCGAGTTACTGATCATCGTATTAATTTAAGTGTGTATTGTTTGGACGATGTTTTAAATGGTAATTTAGATCTTTTAATAGAACCAATAATGCAAGAATATAATGCTAAACTTTTGTTAAAATTTGTAAAATAATTTAATATGCAAATTAATTTTTGGATAGAATATGGTATAAGATTATTATCTTATTCAAAAACACCAAGATTAGATACTGAATTATTTATTAGTTATGTTCTTCGTAAATCACGTACTTGGATTACGATATTTGATAATTTTATATTAAATTCTGATCAGATTTTTTTATTAAAAAAATTATTATATCGACGTTTGTGCGGTGAACCTGTTGCATATATAATTTGTAAAAAAGAATTTTGGTCTTTATCATTACTTGTTTCAAAAGATACATTAATTCCTAGATCAGAAACAGAAATTTTAGTGTATCATAGTTTAGGTCGATTAAAACAAGGAGATTATGTTTTAGATTTAGGTACAGGATGTGGTGCAATTGCTTTATCTATAGCACTCGAAAATCCAAATTGTACTATTTTTGGTATTGATTGTATTAATAATGCAATTCAGATTTCTAAAAAGAATGCTGATAATTTTAATATTAAAAATGTTAAATTTTTTTATAGTAATTGGTTTTCTTGTTTAAATAGAAAGTTTAATTTGATTGTAAGTAATCCACCATATTTAAGTTATAATGAAAAATCATCTTTATCAAGAGAGTTATTTTTTGAACCAGATATTGCATTATTTTCTAAGCAGCATGGTATATCAGAAATTAAGTATATTATTAATCATTCTAAAAAATATTTATTTTTTAATGGTTGGTTATTAATTGAACATGGATATAAACAAAGTAAAATAGTATATCAATTATTTAAAAAAAATAATTTTTATAATATTAAAACATATCAAGATTATTTAGGTTATCCACGTATTACAGTAGGTCAGAAAATCTGTTAGTTATATTTTTAAGATATTTGATAAATATCATAAATAGGGTTAAATGATATTCATTTTTATTAAATTTAGTTTATATGAATTTTATATTACATACTTTAAGTGGGAATATATGTTAAAAAACTTAGTTTTAGTATTTAATTGTGGCAGTTCATCTGTAAAATTCTCTATTTTAGACCCAATTCATAATAAAAAATATTTATTTGGTATAGTTGAAAGATTATATTTGAATGAATCATGTGTGACTTGGCATGTACATAAAAAAAAAAAAACAGTGTTAATTGGTAATAACGTTTCTCATAATCAGGCATTAAAATTTATTATTAAAGTTATTTTTACAAAATATGATGATTTAATATCAAGTATTCAATATATTGGACATCGTGTTGTACATGGGGGTAATCAATTAATTAAATCAGTTATTATTAATGATACGATAATACAAAAAATTCAGGAAAATAGTGTATTTGCTCCGTTACATAATCCAATGAATATATTAGGTATACAAGCTTCTATCCAATATTTTCCAGATTTAAAAAAAAAAAATGTTGCAGTACTAGATACTTCGTTTTATCATTCTCTTCCGGATTTTTCTTATTTGTATGCTATACCATATAAATTTTATAAAAAATATCATATTCGTCGTTATGGTGCACACGGTATTAGTCATTTATATATTGCTCACAAGACTTCAGATTTATTAAATATTAAGTTTAATAATTTAAATATTATTACTTGTCATTTAGGAGGGGGTTCATCAATAACTGCTATTCGTAATGGTTTATGTATAGATACGTCTATGGGTTTAACACCATTAGAGGGTTTAGTGATGGGTACAAGGAGTGGTGATATAGATCCTTCTGTAGTTTTTTTTATGTATGATATATTAGGAAAAAGTATGGATGAGATACAGCATATTTTAATTAATAAATCTGGTATTCTTGGTTTGACGAATGGTCTAACTAGTGATTTTAGATATATTGAGGAAAAATATTATTCGAAATTTCAGGCATATAGAATAATGAATTTATTTTGTTATAGATTATCTAAATATATTGGTTCATATGCCGCTTCATTAGAAGGTAAATTAGATGCTATTGTTTTTACAGGAGGTATTGGTGAAAATTCTGCTTTAACACGTGCATTAGTATTATCAAGATTAGAATTTCTTGGTTTAAAAATAGATAATAATTTAAATTATCAGCCAAATTTGAATAAATCACGTTTTATTAATAAAAAAAATACAATTCCACTTTTAGTGATACCGACTAATGAGGAATTTATTATTGCTAAAGAAACAATACAGTTATTTTTATGATTTTACTATTTATGAATAGTAATAATTATTAAAATAAAAATATTAATGAATTTTATATGCGAGATTTTTATGACGCGTACTATTATGTTAGTTCCGATTGGAAATAGTGTCGGTCTTACAACGGTTAGTGTAAGTTTATTAAAATTAGTTTACGAAAATAAACTCAGTGCAATTTTTTTTAAACCATTTCCTGATATTTTGAATGATATTGATGATACTGCTAATATTGTAAATAGGAATTTTGGTATTCCCAGCATTAAACCCGTTTTACCTGTAAACACAATGTTTTTATCAGATAGAGAATATGTTAAAAAATTAATACAAGATAATTTAGATTTATATTATTCATATTACAATAAGTATGATATTATTTTCATTGAAGGTAAGAAAAACAGTAATTTAAAATATTATATACATGATTTAAATTTAAAATTTTTATATCATACACGATGTGAGTTAATTATTTATAATGTTAATTATAATGATTTTTATAAAGAATTTTTGTTTTATAAAAAAAAGTATGATATTAGGAATCGTATTATTGGTATAATTAATAATTTTTATGATATTTCTATAAAAAAATATAATGATATTCTATTTTCTCCATATTCTTTAATAAATCACCATATACATCTTAATAGAAAATCAGTTGTTGTATCAAATATTCCATGGAATAAAAAGTTAATATATTTTCCTATATATGCAATATTTAAATTAATTAAAATAGAAAATATTTTAAAAAAGTATACAATAAATCAAATTGATTCATTTGTTTTATATGATCAATTTTTTTTTAATATGTCCAATCATATTTTTAATTCTGTTTTATTAATTCCTTTTTATAAATTTATTAAAAAATACCAATCGTTATGTGTAATATTAGAATGTAATATTTTACATTCTATTATATTAACTGATTGTAATAAATATGATATATGTAATTTTAGTATACTTAAAAAACAATTTAAGTATAAAATCTTATTATTTTATACTAAATCAAAATTTGATCAGGTAATACTGTCTATTCATATGTTTCATAAAAATATGATCATAAATGATAAAATTTATCTTAATTCAGTAATATTACATTTTACTAATTATATAAATAAAAAATTTATTTTTCGTTTATTAGTTCATACTAGAAAACAAATTATTCATTTTTCACAGAATGTATTTCAACAGTATTTAATTGAAAAAGCAAAAAATAAAAATAGTCATATTTTATTACCAGAAGGTTCAGAAGAACGTATTATACATGCTGCAAGTATTGTATCGAATTTAGGAATTGTGCAATGTACATTGTTAGGTAATAAAAAAATAATACATCAAATTGCTAAAAAAAACGGGTGGAATATTAATAATAATATTAATATTATTAATCCGATAAATATTTATAAAAACTATATTGAAAAGTTATTTGTATTACGAGCTCACAAAGGTATAACATGGAAATTATCAGAAAAATATGTTCAAGATCATATGGTATTAGGTTCATTATTGTTATTAGAAAACGAAGTTGATGGTGTAGTATGTGGTGTAAAGTATACTACTGCTGAAGTTTTACGTACTGCAATTCAATTAATTGGAATAAAAAAAAATATTTATAGTAATTCACCTATAGTATCATCTTCTTTTTTTATGTTGTTAAAGAGTAGTATATTATTATATAGCGATTGTGCAGTAAATATTGATCCGAACATAAAACAATTAGTAAATATTGTTTTGGATACTTCTGATTTAGCGATTTTATTTGATATCAAACCAAAAATAGCTATGTTATCTTATTCTACTGGTATTTCTGGTTCAGGTGATACTGTTGAAAAAGTACGAAAAGCAACTTGTTTAGTAAAAAAAATACGACCCGATTTAACAATCGATGGTCCCATTCAATACGATGCTGCAATCAATCCTAATATTTCAAATATTAAGTTACCTAAATCATGTTTACATGGACAAGCAAATGTTTTTATTTTTCCTGATCTAAATTCTGGTAATATTACTTATAAAGCTGTTCAACAATCTTTAAATATATCTTCTATCGGACCTATTTTACAAGGTTTAATGAAACCGGTAAATGATCTTTCAAGGGGTGCTACCGTAAATGATATTGTATATACTATCCTTGTTACTGCAATTCAAAAAATTACATGATTACTTTAATATTATTTTATGAAAAATTATTTTTTTAATATGATTAAATTAGTATTATAATATTACTTTTTGCTCTACATGAGCATGCAAGAATATTTCCTTTCGGTACGTAAGCTATACTTTTTTTAAATTGATATATTTTTCCATATACTAATTTTATACTACAACTACCACAATACCCGGAATTACATTGATAAAATATATCTATATGATTTATTAATAATATTTGTAATATTGATAATTTTTGTTGTTCTGGTCGAATATAATATTTTTTATTATATATTTCAATAATATAATCTTTTTTTTTATAGTTTAAATTTTTTAAATTCATCTTTTGAAATTTCACAATCTATTTGATTTGTTAAGTAAGAACTTGCTTCAACTTCTTGCGGAGCAACTTGTACGTTGTCTGAAATTAACCAATTATTAATCCATGGAATTGGATTTTTAATTCTGGGAAATATTGGTGTTAAATCAATTGCTTCCATTCTGAGGTTTGTAATATATTCTATATATTTAAACATAATGTCTTTATTTAGTCCTAAAATAGATCCATTCTGAAAGAGATATTCAGCCCATGTTTTTTCTTGTTCTGCTGATGTT encodes:
- the prfA gene encoding peptide chain release factor 1, yielding MKTSIINKLEQLHIKLKKIEELITDQEIISNQIRFKKLSKEYLKLSTLITVFLEWKNIKKEIKLTKKLLSDSEMYDMAEDELKILHVKEMNLKIKIKNMLLPNDDNEYKSCFIEIRAATGGDEAAMFAGDLFKMYGRYAEYNNWITKIISSHMSEKGGFKEVILKITGIGACKKLKFESGGHRVQRVPKTESQGRIHTSTCTVAVIPVVKVSTEVVIHNSDLKIDTFRSSGAGGQHVNTTDSAIRITHLPTGTVVECQDERSQHKNKSKALSILISRIHAHKVAQRNKKNSLIRKNLLGTGDRSDRNRTYNFPKNRVTDHRINLSVYCLDDVLNGNLDLLIEPIMQEYNAKLLLKFVK
- the prmC gene encoding peptide chain release factor N(5)-glutamine methyltransferase; protein product: MQINFWIEYGIRLLSYSKTPRLDTELFISYVLRKSRTWITIFDNFILNSDQIFLLKKLLYRRLCGEPVAYIICKKEFWSLSLLVSKDTLIPRSETEILVYHSLGRLKQGDYVLDLGTGCGAIALSIALENPNCTIFGIDCINNAIQISKKNADNFNIKNVKFFYSNWFSCLNRKFNLIVSNPPYLSYNEKSSLSRELFFEPDIALFSKQHGISEIKYIINHSKKYLFFNGWLLIEHGYKQSKIVYQLFKKNNFYNIKTYQDYLGYPRITVGQKIC
- a CDS encoding acetate kinase encodes the protein MLKNLVLVFNCGSSSVKFSILDPIHNKKYLFGIVERLYLNESCVTWHVHKKKKTVLIGNNVSHNQALKFIIKVIFTKYDDLISSIQYIGHRVVHGGNQLIKSVIINDTIIQKIQENSVFAPLHNPMNILGIQASIQYFPDLKKKNVAVLDTSFYHSLPDFSYLYAIPYKFYKKYHIRRYGAHGISHLYIAHKTSDLLNIKFNNLNIITCHLGGGSSITAIRNGLCIDTSMGLTPLEGLVMGTRSGDIDPSVVFFMYDILGKSMDEIQHILINKSGILGLTNGLTSDFRYIEEKYYSKFQAYRIMNLFCYRLSKYIGSYAASLEGKLDAIVFTGGIGENSALTRALVLSRLEFLGLKIDNNLNYQPNLNKSRFINKKNTIPLLVIPTNEEFIIAKETIQLFL
- the pta gene encoding phosphate acetyltransferase, whose amino-acid sequence is MTRTIMLVPIGNSVGLTTVSVSLLKLVYENKLSAIFFKPFPDILNDIDDTANIVNRNFGIPSIKPVLPVNTMFLSDREYVKKLIQDNLDLYYSYYNKYDIIFIEGKKNSNLKYYIHDLNLKFLYHTRCELIIYNVNYNDFYKEFLFYKKKYDIRNRIIGIINNFYDISIKKYNDILFSPYSLINHHIHLNRKSVVVSNIPWNKKLIYFPIYAIFKLIKIENILKKYTINQIDSFVLYDQFFFNMSNHIFNSVLLIPFYKFIKKYQSLCVILECNILHSIILTDCNKYDICNFSILKKQFKYKILLFYTKSKFDQVILSIHMFHKNMIINDKIYLNSVILHFTNYINKKFIFRLLVHTRKQIIHFSQNVFQQYLIEKAKNKNSHILLPEGSEERIIHAASIVSNLGIVQCTLLGNKKIIHQIAKKNGWNINNNINIINPINIYKNYIEKLFVLRAHKGITWKLSEKYVQDHMVLGSLLLLENEVDGVVCGVKYTTAEVLRTAIQLIGIKKNIYSNSPIVSSSFFMLLKSSILLYSDCAVNIDPNIKQLVNIVLDTSDLAILFDIKPKIAMLSYSTGISGSGDTVEKVRKATCLVKKIRPDLTIDGPIQYDAAINPNISNIKLPKSCLHGQANVFIFPDLNSGNITYKAVQQSLNISSIGPILQGLMKPVNDLSRGATVNDIVYTILVTAIQKIT
- a CDS encoding 2Fe-2S iron-sulfur cluster-binding protein, encoding MNLKNLNYKKKDYIIEIYNKKYYIRPEQQKLSILQILLINHIDIFYQCNSGYCGSCSIKLVYGKIYQFKKSIAYVPKGNILACSCRAKSNIIILI